TCAAATACTTGTTGTTTTTCAGGTGAGATAGAGAGGATAAAACGAGATTGTGTTTCAGAAAATAGCCAGCTAGAAGGAAAATCAAGAGTCACATTAATGCCTAAGTCATTTTCAAAACAGGCTTCAGCTAAAGCCACTCCAACACCTCCCTCTGAACAATCATGCGCACTAACAACCATCCCAGCTTGAATAGCCGCTAAAACTAATTCTTGATGCTGTTTTTCGGTAGCTAAATCAAAATCCATCAATCTTCCTTCGGCTATTTGATTTAATTGCATTTTTTGCAATTCACTTCCATTAAAATCTGGTTTCGTCTCACCAATTAAATAAATAAGATCATCAGCCTTCTTGAAAAATTGTGTAGTAACATCTGCCATTTTTTCAACTTGTCCTACCATACCAATAATTGAAGTCGGATAAATTGCCTGCTCATTTGTTTCGTTATATAAAGAAACATTACCGGATACAGCTGGAATACCTAATTGATTACAAGCTTTAGCAATGCCAGCTACAGATTCATTTAATTCCCAAAGAACCTCTTCTTTCTCTGGTGAACCATAATTTAAACAATCTGTAATTGCCAATGGTCGTCCCCCACTTGCAACAATATTTCGAGCGGCTTCTGCTACAGCTATTTGCCCACCAATTTTAGGATTCAAATAAAGATAACGACTATTACAATCGGTCGTCAAAGCTAATGCCTTTTCTGTGCCACGAATCCGCAAAACAGCTGCATCACTACCTGGTAGGATGACTGTATTTGTTAAGACTTGTGAATCATACGTTTCATAAACACAGCGTTTTGAAGCAATTGTTGGTTGTTGAAGTAAATGAAGCAGTGTGGTTGCTGGGTCTTTTATCATAGGTTGAAAGTCTTTTCCTAAAGAAAAATGTTGTATTCGATCAAACTTAATGTGTGTTTTATGATGGATCGGTGGCTGGGTCAGTGCAGTTACTGGAACATTAGCAACTTCCTTCCCTTGATGATTGATTCGATAACGTCGGTCATCTGTTACTATGCCAATTGCTACAGCATCAAGATTGTATTTTTTGAATATATTTTCAACCTTTTGTTCATGCCCTTTTTTAATACAAAGTAACATGCGTTCTTGGGATTCTGATAACATCATCTCGTAAGGTGTCATGCCATCTTCTCTTTGAGGAAGATGGTCTAAGTGAATCAGCATGCCCATATCAGCTTTATCTGCCATTTCACTACTTGATGAGATTAAACCAGCTGCACTCATATCTTGTATGCCAATTAAACTATCCGCATGTTTTGAAGTTAATTCTAAGCAGGCATCTAGCAAAAGTTTTTCCATAAATGGATCGCCCACTTGAACAGCTGAACGCTGTTGATTTTCTTCTTGAACAAATTCTTCAGAAGCAAAGGTGGCTCCATGGATACCATCACGTCCAGTCTTGGCACCAACATACATAATAATATTACCAACTCCTTTTGCTTGACCCGTTTGAATATCTTTATGATGAATTAATCCCACACACATGGCATTAACTAATGGATTATCTTCATAGCAAGTATCAAATGCAATTTCGCCTCCAACCGTAGGAATGCCAACACAATTTCCATAATTGCTAATTCCTGAAACAATTTCCGTCATTAAATATTTTGTCTTTGAATGATCTAATTCACCAAATCGTAAAGAATCCAATAAAGCAATGGGTTTAGCTTCCATACTAAAAATATCACGAATAATCCCACCAACGCCTGTTGCAGCTCCTTCAAAAGGTTCAATTGCAGACGGATGATTATGGCTCTCTATTTTAAATACTACTGCCAAATTATCACCAATATCTACAATACCTGCTCCCTCGCCAGACCCTTGTAATACACGTTGTCCACTTGTCGGTAATTGTTTTAAAATAGATTTGGAATGCCTATATGAGCAGTGCTCGCTCCACATCACCGAAAAAAGTCCAAGTTCAGTGTAATTTGGTAATCGATTGAGAATTTGATCACAAATTATTTTATACTCTATTTCTGTTAATCCTAAATTTAAATATATTTTTTGCTCTTTAATTTTCATTGGTGTTGGTTCTTTTTCAACCATTAACATAGATTCATCACTGCCTTTTGATGAGATTGAATAAGCGAATAAAATAACTTACAGCCATCCTTAGAACCAAGACACATTTCCATCGCTCTTTCTGGATGAGGCATCATACCTAAAACGTTTCCGTATTTATTTGTTATTCCTGCAATATTTCCAAGACTACCATTAGGATTTTCTCCCTCATAGGAAAAAACAATTTGATTATTTTCATGCAATTGTTCTAGTGTCAATGGATCACAATAATAATTTCCTTCGCCATGGGCAATCGGTAAATGAATGATTTCATTTTTTTGGTAGTTTTTAGTAAATATTGTTTGATTATTTTCTATCTTGATTGATGAAACTTTACAAACAAACTGCAATGAATTATTTTTAATCAAAACTCCTGGTAATAGCCCAATCTCTGTCAATATTTGAAATCCGTTACAAATACCAATAACAGGCTTTCCTTCATTTGCAAAACGAACAACTTTAGTCATAACTGATGAAAAATGAGCAATAGCACCACAACGTAGATAATCGCCGTAAGAAAATCCTCCAGGTAACAATACTGCATAAAAATCAGCTAAACAATGTGTATCATGATGAACAAAGGCTGCCTCTTGCCCTAAAACATTTTTAATCGCCCAAAATAGATCTTCATTACAATTAGAACCAGGAAATACAATGATAGCAAATCGCATTAGTAGACTTCCTCCATTATTTTGTATTGATAGGTTTCTATCTGAATGTTTGCTAATAATCGATCACAAATTTCTTCAATCACCGTTTCAATTGGTTGATTATCTTCCTCAATTGTTAACTCAAAATATTTTCCTATACGCACTTCCTTGACTGTTTCGTAGTCCATACGATACAGTGCATTTTTCACAGCTTCTCCTTGTGGATCAAATACAGATGGTTTATAGGTAACATAGATTTCGACCTGTTTTGCCATAAATTTTTTCTCCTTTATTGATAAATTTTCTGTAAACGCTGTAAAACTTGTTGATAAACAGGAAGGACATTGCCCTTATCTTTACGATAAAGATCCTTATCCAAACGTTCATTTGTTTGTTTATCCAATAGACGACAAGTATCTGGTGAAATTTCGTCCGCTAAAAGAATCTTGCCATCCTTATCTCTTCCGAATTCTAATTTAAAATCAATCAGCCGAATAGATAACTGATCAAAAAGTTTAAGCAGTAGTTGATTGATAGTTAAAGCCATTTGCTTGATCTGATTTATTTCATTTTTTTGTTGCAATATTAAGTAATTGAATATGATTGTCATTAATCATAGAATCTCCTAATTTATCTTTTTTATAATAAAATTCTAAAACTGGGAAAGTGAGTTCACTTCCTTCTTCTATGCCTAAACGTTCTGATAGACTTCCAGCTGCATAATTTCGCACAACGACCTCTAATAAAATGATTTCTACTTTTTTCACCAATTGTTCCTGCCTATTGATTTGTTTAATAAAATGATTAGGTACTTCAAATTGATTTAAATAATTAAAAATTAATGAAGATATTTGATTGTTTAATTGTCCTTTTCCGATCATTTTATCTTTTTTCAATCCATTCAATGCAGTGATTTGATCTAAATAAACCACTCTCAATATATCCGTATCGTTCGTATAATATATCTTTTTAGCTTTTCCAATATAGATTAATTCATTTTTTTTTATTTAAATCGCCTCTATTATGTACATTTTTTATTAAAAATAATATATAATTCGTGTTTATCTATTTACAGTTTAGCAATTTTTATTTTATCAGTCAACAAAAAAGTTAATTATATTTATTGATATACACAATAAAGTTCGTGTTTTATCAAATAATTCATACAGTTGTCTCTTTTTTAAAATGTATAAATATTTACAAATATTACAGTACATGGTATTCTATTAGTGTATATTTATTGAAATTTATTTAGGAGGAACAAATAAATGCATCTTGATTATCTCACCGACGCTAAAAATTTTTTAGCTGGTTTAACAAAAGATGAACAAGCTGTACTTTACAACGACCTACTCGCCTTACAAGAAGTTCATCAAACAAATGAGCATCGTTGTTATTATACATTGAGGAATGTGAAAGGGATTGCAAAAAAATATTCAAAACGACGTACGCGTTCTTTTTCTTATCAAAATGCCCATAGTGATGAATTATTAATCTATCAAACACACGAACAGCATTTCTTAAAGAATACTTACCATATTCAAATATT
The genomic region above belongs to Melissococcus plutonius ATCC 35311 and contains:
- the purL gene encoding phosphoribosylformylglycinamidine synthase subunit PurL; the protein is MLMVEKEPTPMKIKEQKIYLNLGLTEIEYKIICDQILNRLPNYTELGLFSVMWSEHCSYRHSKSILKQLPTSGQRVLQGSGEGAGIVDIGDNLAVVFKIESHNHPSAIEPFEGAATGVGGIIRDIFSMEAKPIALLDSLRFGELDHSKTKYLMTEIVSGISNYGNCVGIPTVGGEIAFDTCYEDNPLVNAMCVGLIHHKDIQTGQAKGVGNIIMYVGAKTGRDGIHGATFASEEFVQEENQQRSAVQVGDPFMEKLLLDACLELTSKHADSLIGIQDMSAAGLISSSSEMADKADMGMLIHLDHLPQREDGMTPYEMMLSESQERMLLCIKKGHEQKVENIFKKYNLDAVAIGIVTDDRRYRINHQGKEVANVPVTALTQPPIHHKTHIKFDRIQHFSLGKDFQPMIKDPATTLLHLLQQPTIASKRCVYETYDSQVLTNTVILPGSDAAVLRIRGTEKALALTTDCNSRYLYLNPKIGGQIAVAEAARNIVASGGRPLAITDCLNYGSPEKEEVLWELNESVAGIAKACNQLGIPAVSGNVSLYNETNEQAIYPTSIIGMVGQVEKMADVTTQFFKKADDLIYLIGETKPDFNGSELQKMQLNQIAEGRLMDFDLATEKQHQELVLAAIQAGMVVSAHDCSEGGVGVALAEACFENDLGINVTLDFPSSWLFSETQSRFILSISPEKQQVFEQLIKEHGICIGSVTQTKNLVLNTVDHQICLDLQIAKKSWEDALPCLLK
- the purQ gene encoding phosphoribosylformylglycinamidine synthase subunit PurQ, which produces MRFAIIVFPGSNCNEDLFWAIKNVLGQEAAFVHHDTHCLADFYAVLLPGGFSYGDYLRCGAIAHFSSVMTKVVRFANEGKPVIGICNGFQILTEIGLLPGVLIKNNSLQFVCKVSSIKIENNQTIFTKNYQKNEIIHLPIAHGEGNYYCDPLTLEQLHENNQIVFSYEGENPNGSLGNIAGITNKYGNVLGMMPHPERAMEMCLGSKDGCKLFYSLIQSHQKAVMNLC
- the purS gene encoding phosphoribosylformylglycinamidine synthase subunit PurS, with the translated sequence MAKQVEIYVTYKPSVFDPQGEAVKNALYRMDYETVKEVRIGKYFELTIEEDNQPIETVIEEICDRLLANIQIETYQYKIMEEVY